In one window of Bradyrhizobium sp. AZCC 1721 DNA:
- a CDS encoding MATE family efflux transporter, whose amino-acid sequence MSDLGVAEIPVDEHERPLPPPAAPAKNALLDGPILRTLLWLAWPNVIALTAGTCVVIAETSYIGRLGVESLAAMALVFPTVILTMTMSGGAMGGGVASAIARALGAGDLDRASTLAAHALLIGLCFGLAFMLGMLIFGPKLFELLGGRGNVLTQAIAYTQIFFGGAVVPWLMNTMSGILRGTGNMKLPSLLMLSSAICQIILGGTLGLGLGPIPQFGMSGVAAGSLIAYLISISVMSWYLFSGRARVVPKVRGLRIQWSMFIDILKVGAIACFSPLQSVLTIGIFTHMLASFGTEVLAGYGIGARLEFMLTSISFAVGIASVPMVGMAVGAQRIARARKIAWTAGLVAFASVGTFATFIAIFPDIWVNLFTDDAAVRAASRQYLSTAAPMYAFLGLATAMYFSSQGAAKVIGPVMAQTARLLFIGVGGWWLLTHDATAQNFFMLAAASMVLLGVLSCASVVLTRWGPKQRVPAVSPALS is encoded by the coding sequence ATGTCCGATCTCGGCGTTGCCGAAATTCCCGTAGACGAGCACGAGCGTCCGCTTCCGCCACCGGCGGCGCCGGCGAAAAACGCGCTGCTCGACGGCCCGATCCTGCGCACGCTGTTGTGGCTGGCCTGGCCGAATGTAATCGCGCTCACCGCGGGCACCTGCGTCGTCATCGCCGAGACCTCCTACATCGGACGGCTCGGCGTGGAGTCGCTCGCCGCGATGGCGCTGGTGTTTCCTACCGTGATCCTGACCATGACCATGTCGGGTGGAGCGATGGGGGGCGGCGTGGCATCCGCGATCGCGCGTGCGCTCGGCGCCGGCGACCTCGACCGAGCCTCGACCCTTGCCGCGCATGCGCTGCTGATCGGCCTCTGCTTCGGGTTGGCCTTCATGCTGGGCATGCTGATCTTCGGCCCCAAACTGTTCGAACTGCTCGGCGGCCGCGGCAACGTGCTGACCCAAGCGATCGCCTACACGCAGATATTCTTCGGCGGCGCCGTGGTGCCGTGGCTGATGAACACGATGTCCGGCATTTTGCGCGGCACCGGCAACATGAAGCTGCCGTCGCTGTTGATGCTGTCGTCGGCGATTTGCCAGATCATTCTCGGCGGCACGCTGGGCTTGGGGCTCGGCCCGATCCCGCAGTTCGGCATGAGCGGCGTCGCGGCCGGTTCGCTGATCGCTTACCTGATCAGCATCTCCGTGATGTCCTGGTATCTGTTTTCCGGCCGCGCGCGCGTCGTTCCCAAGGTCAGGGGCCTTCGTATTCAGTGGTCGATGTTCATCGACATCCTGAAGGTCGGGGCGATCGCCTGCTTCTCGCCGCTTCAGTCGGTGCTGACGATCGGTATCTTCACCCACATGCTGGCCAGTTTTGGCACCGAAGTCCTCGCCGGCTACGGCATCGGCGCGCGGCTCGAATTCATGCTGACCTCGATCTCATTTGCTGTCGGCATCGCTTCGGTTCCGATGGTCGGCATGGCCGTCGGAGCGCAGCGCATCGCGCGGGCCCGCAAGATTGCCTGGACGGCGGGGCTCGTCGCATTCGCCTCGGTCGGCACATTCGCGACCTTCATCGCAATCTTCCCCGACATCTGGGTCAACCTCTTCACCGACGATGCGGCCGTGCGTGCCGCGAGCCGTCAATATCTTTCGACGGCGGCGCCGATGTACGCCTTCCTCGGCCTTGCCACCGCGATGTACTTTTCGTCGCAGGGCGCGGCCAAGGTGATCGGCCCGGTGATGGCGCAGACCGCGCGGCTGTTGTTCATCGGCGTCGGTGGCTGGTGGCTGTTGACGCACGACGCCACCGCGCAGAACTTCTTCATGCTGGCGGCGGCCTCCATGGTGCTGCTCGGCGTGCTCTCATGCGCGAGCGTGGTGCTGACGCGCTGGGGGCCGAAGCAGCGGGTGCCCGCGGTTAGTCCGGCGCTGTCGTAA
- a CDS encoding PQQ-dependent sugar dehydrogenase: MRKTLLLAIGVGALALPLAACSDPKETATVAQSYGPSPNLPPPEHSWIPTVDIATVKRWPNGATPTAANGMTVSAFALDLEHPRTVYTLRNGDVLVAESNAPPKQGGGMSIKGFIYKQAQNWAGAGVPSANRITLLRDADGDGVAELRTTFISGLNSPFGMVLVGDELYVANSDAIMKFPYREGDTKIGGPGVKLADLPAGNLNHHWTKDLTASPDGTKLYATVGSNSNVGENGMDAEKDRAAVLEVDRASGQWRVFASGLRNPNGPAWNPVTGELWVVVNERDELGNDLVPDYMTSVKDGAFYGWPYSYFGDHVDTRVEPRRPDLVQKAMAPDYALGAHTASLGLTFNTGKLFPAEMEGGAFIGQHGSWNRKPPSGYKVIFVPFKDGKPSGPPQDVLTGFLNDKGQAQGRPVGVRLDKQGALLVADDVGNTIWRVTPAARSASR, translated from the coding sequence ATGCGCAAGACCCTCCTCCTGGCCATTGGCGTCGGCGCGTTGGCGCTGCCGCTAGCCGCCTGTAGCGACCCCAAGGAGACCGCGACCGTGGCGCAGAGCTATGGTCCTTCGCCCAACCTGCCGCCACCGGAACATTCCTGGATCCCGACGGTGGACATCGCAACCGTCAAGCGTTGGCCGAACGGCGCCACGCCGACCGCCGCAAACGGCATGACGGTCAGCGCCTTTGCCCTCGACCTCGAACATCCGCGTACCGTCTACACACTGCGGAACGGCGACGTGCTGGTTGCCGAGAGCAACGCGCCGCCGAAGCAGGGCGGCGGCATGAGCATCAAGGGCTTCATCTACAAGCAGGCGCAGAACTGGGCGGGCGCCGGCGTTCCCAGCGCCAACCGCATCACGCTGCTGCGCGATGCCGACGGCGACGGCGTTGCCGAGCTAAGAACCACCTTCATCAGCGGGCTGAATTCGCCCTTCGGCATGGTGCTGGTTGGCGACGAGCTCTATGTCGCCAATTCCGATGCGATCATGAAATTCCCTTATCGCGAAGGCGACACCAAGATCGGCGGACCCGGCGTCAAGCTTGCGGACCTGCCCGCCGGCAACCTCAATCATCACTGGACCAAGGATCTCACCGCCAGCCCCGACGGCACCAAGCTCTATGCAACGGTCGGCTCCAACAGCAATGTCGGTGAAAACGGCATGGATGCCGAGAAGGATCGCGCGGCGGTGCTGGAAGTCGATCGCGCCAGCGGTCAATGGCGCGTGTTCGCTTCAGGCCTGCGCAATCCGAATGGTCCGGCCTGGAATCCAGTGACCGGCGAACTCTGGGTCGTGGTCAACGAGCGTGACGAACTCGGCAACGATCTGGTGCCGGACTACATGACGTCGGTGAAGGACGGCGCGTTCTACGGCTGGCCATACAGCTATTTTGGCGACCATGTCGACACCCGCGTCGAGCCGCGGCGGCCTGATCTCGTGCAGAAGGCGATGGCCCCGGATTATGCGTTGGGCGCGCACACAGCCTCGCTCGGGCTGACGTTTAACACCGGCAAGCTGTTTCCTGCCGAGATGGAGGGCGGCGCCTTCATCGGACAGCACGGCTCCTGGAATCGTAAGCCCCCCTCCGGCTACAAGGTGATCTTTGTCCCCTTCAAGGACGGCAAGCCATCCGGACCGCCGCAGGACGTGCTCACCGGTTTCCTCAACGACAAGGGCCAGGCGCAGGGCCGCCCGGTCGGGGTGCGGCTCGATAAGCAGGGCGCGCTGCTGGTGGCTGACGATGTCGGCAACACGATCTGGCGCGTGACGCCGGCGGCGAGGTCGGCATCGCGGTAA
- a CDS encoding acyltransferase family protein, producing MAVLSQVNVPLSNLRAITIVIVVAFHSVLPYLASQPADPFPFDAPPYRWIAFPILDSQRWFGFDLFCAWQDVSLMSLMFLLAGLFTPSSLGRKGPRTYTLERSWRIGLPFVFAVGVLSPLAYFASYRLTAADPSFSAFWQHWRALPMWPAGPQWFLWQIFLLGAVAAALHAFAPHWLRALSTLVARVADRPLMFFIALAALSALAYVPLAMAFTPWEWTFLGPFSFQLSRPLHYVVYFFAGFAIGSHGPEHSILRPDGPLARHWLAWLAAAIASMSVWGGFTSLTLPEWQASAPLFRLASALAFPVASAAAALCLLAICLRLLQSRDRLLDSLSSNAYSIYLLHYAVVVWLQYALLDVDLNAIGKATIVFAAALAASLAASAGMKIGGRALVSRHSEPQDERAIANQPR from the coding sequence ATGGCCGTGTTATCACAGGTCAACGTGCCCCTTAGCAACTTGCGCGCGATTACCATCGTCATCGTGGTCGCGTTTCACTCCGTGCTGCCGTACCTCGCATCGCAACCTGCCGATCCCTTTCCGTTCGACGCACCGCCCTATCGCTGGATTGCATTCCCAATCCTCGATAGCCAGCGCTGGTTCGGCTTCGACCTGTTTTGCGCGTGGCAGGATGTCAGCCTGATGTCGCTGATGTTCTTGCTGGCCGGTCTGTTCACGCCGTCCAGCCTTGGCCGCAAGGGGCCTCGCACCTACACCTTGGAGCGCTCGTGGCGGATCGGCCTGCCGTTCGTTTTTGCCGTCGGCGTTCTCAGCCCTCTCGCCTACTTCGCGTCCTATCGGCTGACCGCGGCCGATCCCTCCTTCAGCGCCTTTTGGCAACACTGGCGCGCGCTTCCGATGTGGCCTGCCGGGCCGCAATGGTTTTTGTGGCAGATCTTTCTGCTGGGCGCCGTTGCCGCCGCCCTCCACGCGTTCGCCCCGCATTGGCTTCGGGCATTGAGCACGCTGGTCGCCCGCGTTGCCGATCGCCCGCTAATGTTCTTCATTGCGCTGGCGGCGCTCTCTGCGCTGGCCTATGTGCCGCTGGCGATGGCCTTCACACCGTGGGAGTGGACTTTTCTCGGCCCATTTTCATTTCAGCTCAGCCGGCCGCTGCACTACGTGGTCTATTTCTTCGCCGGATTTGCGATTGGCAGCCACGGCCCCGAGCACAGCATACTGCGTCCCGATGGTCCACTTGCACGTCATTGGCTGGCCTGGCTTGCGGCCGCCATCGCTAGCATGTCCGTATGGGGCGGGTTCACATCGCTGACCTTGCCGGAGTGGCAGGCGAGCGCGCCGCTCTTTCGTCTGGCTTCGGCGCTGGCGTTTCCAGTTGCTTCCGCGGCCGCCGCTCTGTGTCTGCTCGCGATCTGCCTTCGGCTGCTGCAATCGCGCGACCGCCTGCTCGATAGCCTCTCCAGCAATGCCTATAGCATCTATCTGCTGCACTACGCCGTGGTCGTGTGGCTGCAATACGCGCTGCTTGATGTCGATCTCAACGCGATCGGCAAGGCGACGATCGTTTTTGCCGCTGCGCTCGCCGCAAGTCTGGCTGCAAGCGCCGGAATGAAGATCGGCGGGAGAGCGCTGGTTTCGCGCCATTCCGAGCCACAAGACGAGAGAGCCATCGCCAATCAACCGCGATAA
- a CDS encoding ABC transporter permease has translation MSLVLTLASRNLFHDRLRFVATMVGIVFSVVLVMIQMGLFLGFGRMVTTMIDNASADLWILPKGAKCFEDPSLLDVKLRDRVATMEGVSWAVPLVIGFSDWRLERGEVTPVFIVSADLRDGSLQPFNVVDGNVQALTQGANVAVDRSYFDRLGVSGVGSTAEVRGRKVRVVAVTDGIRSFATTPYVFVDLKNARNYTGTPRDRASSVLVRLKGDADREKALSAIRAEVGDAEVLTSDDFRSRSRSFWLFGTGAGAALFAGALLGVIVGTVIVAQTLYSSTKDHLNEFATLRAMGSSNAYIYTVIIYQALINAVIGFAIAAGIGSIVVQITAKSALPIVITPWLMAALFALTVVMCVASGIGAIIRVVRIDPATVFMR, from the coding sequence ATGTCGCTGGTACTGACACTTGCGTCCCGCAACCTGTTCCACGATCGGCTTCGCTTCGTCGCGACCATGGTCGGAATCGTCTTCTCGGTCGTCCTCGTCATGATCCAGATGGGCCTGTTCCTCGGGTTCGGCCGAATGGTCACGACCATGATCGACAATGCCTCCGCCGATTTGTGGATCCTGCCCAAGGGCGCCAAATGCTTCGAGGATCCTTCGCTGCTCGACGTCAAGCTGCGCGACCGCGTCGCCACCATGGAGGGCGTTAGTTGGGCCGTCCCGCTCGTGATCGGCTTTTCGGACTGGCGCCTGGAGCGCGGCGAGGTGACGCCGGTCTTCATTGTGAGCGCCGACCTGCGCGACGGCAGCCTGCAACCGTTCAACGTCGTGGACGGCAACGTGCAGGCGCTGACGCAAGGAGCGAACGTTGCGGTCGACCGCTCCTATTTTGACCGGCTCGGTGTCAGCGGCGTCGGCTCGACGGCAGAAGTCCGTGGCCGCAAGGTGCGCGTGGTCGCGGTCACCGACGGCATCCGCTCGTTCGCCACGACGCCGTACGTGTTTGTGGATCTGAAAAACGCGCGCAACTACACCGGAACGCCGCGCGATCGCGCCAGCAGCGTTCTGGTTCGGCTGAAAGGCGATGCCGATCGGGAGAAGGCGCTCAGCGCCATTCGCGCGGAGGTCGGCGATGCAGAGGTTCTCACGTCGGACGATTTCCGCAGCCGCAGCCGGTCGTTCTGGCTGTTTGGCACGGGGGCCGGAGCCGCGCTGTTTGCCGGCGCATTGCTCGGAGTGATCGTCGGCACCGTGATCGTCGCGCAGACGCTTTACTCCAGCACCAAGGATCATCTGAATGAATTCGCCACCCTGCGCGCGATGGGTTCCTCGAACGCCTATATCTACACCGTGATCATCTATCAGGCACTCATCAACGCCGTGATCGGATTTGCGATCGCCGCCGGGATCGGCTCGATCGTCGTCCAGATCACCGCCAAAAGCGCGTTGCCGATCGTCATCACGCCATGGCTGATGGCGGCGTTGTTCGCGCTGACGGTGGTGATGTGCGTAGCATCCGGCATTGGAGCAATCATCCGTGTCGTTCGTATCGACCCAGCCACGGTGTTCATGCGATGA
- a CDS encoding ABC transporter ATP-binding protein yields MNDHVVEAKSVEKRLGRGAGEVHALRGIDLSLRRGELTLLMGPSGSGKTTLLLVLGCMLTPSSGSVTICGTPTADADKEALARIRREHIGFVFQSYHLFPTLTATQNVQLALDIRGEHGRRAAQKSREALAMVGLEQKVDSLPGGLSGGEQQRVAIARALVANPSVVLADEPTGALDGKNGQSIMRILAETAHERERAVLVVTHDPRVLPYADRIVEIEDGLIVQEPTDRPRMPTAVPFRA; encoded by the coding sequence ATGAATGACCATGTAGTCGAAGCCAAGTCGGTCGAAAAGAGGCTGGGTCGCGGCGCCGGCGAGGTGCACGCGTTGCGCGGCATCGACCTCTCGCTGCGGCGGGGCGAGTTGACGTTGCTGATGGGCCCTTCGGGGAGCGGCAAGACTACGCTGCTGTTGGTTCTCGGATGCATGCTGACGCCGAGTTCAGGCAGCGTCACCATATGCGGGACGCCGACAGCCGACGCCGACAAGGAAGCGCTCGCCAGGATTCGGCGCGAGCATATTGGCTTCGTATTCCAGTCCTATCATTTATTCCCGACGCTGACCGCGACCCAGAACGTGCAATTGGCGCTGGATATTCGTGGCGAGCACGGCAGGCGCGCGGCGCAGAAATCGCGGGAGGCCCTAGCAATGGTCGGGCTCGAGCAAAAGGTGGACAGTTTGCCGGGAGGTCTCAGCGGCGGCGAGCAGCAGAGGGTCGCCATCGCGCGGGCTCTCGTCGCAAACCCTTCCGTCGTTCTTGCCGACGAGCCGACCGGGGCACTGGATGGAAAAAACGGCCAGAGCATCATGCGTATTCTCGCCGAGACCGCCCATGAGCGTGAGCGGGCGGTGCTGGTCGTCACCCACGATCCGCGCGTCCTCCCCTACGCCGATCGCATTGTCGAGATCGAGGACGGTCTTATCGTGCAAGAGCCTACCGACCGTCCGCGCATGCCCACAGCCGTGCCGTTCAGGGCCTGA